In Candidatus Acidulodesulfobacterium acidiphilum, a single genomic region encodes these proteins:
- the lgt gene encoding prolipoprotein diacylglyceryl transferase — protein MFNFNNWYAPNPIVYIGPLPVHWYGILIGIGFIIGITIAYFRAKSWGEDPENIINIMVFAIPVSIIFARLYYVVFAWGYYANNPISIFYIWQGGLAIYGGEIGGLITLYLYTRIKKLNIWRYIDMLAPSLLLGQAIGRWGNFIDQQAFGYPVKWGLPIAKALRPVNAYTPKHLILGLWGYPFQTAYPKNLTMYSHFEPSFFFESIPDFLGFIFLMWLSRKKPKVAGTILIGYLIWYGTTRFFTEGTRIDSLWLGNSIRVSQVLSMFAVIISIAVIIYRHYKYKDVKDTIN, from the coding sequence ATGTTTAATTTTAACAACTGGTACGCGCCTAATCCGATAGTCTATATAGGACCGCTTCCCGTTCACTGGTATGGAATATTAATTGGAATAGGCTTTATAATCGGTATAACCATCGCTTATTTCAGAGCTAAGTCTTGGGGCGAGGATCCCGAAAATATAATTAATATTATGGTTTTTGCCATACCTGTATCTATAATTTTTGCGCGCCTTTATTATGTTGTTTTTGCTTGGGGTTACTATGCAAATAATCCTATTAGTATATTTTACATTTGGCAGGGAGGTCTGGCAATTTACGGCGGAGAAATAGGCGGACTTATAACGCTTTATTTATACACCCGCATTAAAAAACTTAATATATGGCGCTATATAGACATGCTTGCGCCGAGTCTTCTTTTAGGTCAGGCAATTGGCAGATGGGGAAATTTTATAGACCAGCAGGCTTTCGGCTATCCCGTTAAATGGGGACTGCCTATAGCAAAAGCTTTACGTCCGGTTAATGCCTATACGCCTAAGCATTTAATATTAGGATTATGGGGTTATCCTTTCCAAACCGCATATCCGAAAAACCTGACTATGTATTCTCATTTTGAACCGTCTTTTTTCTTTGAATCCATTCCTGATTTTTTAGGTTTTATTTTTTTAATGTGGCTTTCAAGAAAAAAACCGAAAGTAGCCGGTACAATATTAATAGGCTATTTAATATGGTACGGGACTACGAGATTTTTTACCGAAGGTACGAGAATAGACAGCTTATGGCTCGGAAACAGCATAAGGGTATCTCAAGTGCTTAGTATGTTTGCCGTAATAATTTCGATAGCCGTCATAATTTACAGGCACTATAAATATAAAGACGTTAAAGATACCATAAATTAG
- a CDS encoding thioredoxin domain-containing protein, producing MNNLNSEKSSYLRSAVHQPVNWYPWCMEAFEKAKEKDLPVLLDIGAVWCHWCHVMDSESYEDEETAAIINEHYIAVKVDKDERPDVDSRYQKAVSVFSGTGGWPLTAFLTCDGNFFYGGTYFPKEPAYGLPSYKSVLIEIAKYYRENKEAVFNQSLDFFKRISSDANKFSIFNINIKRINDSIKKDNSLNIEYVKKFINEASYEYKLHFDDTNGGIDESPKFFYFSALELLALDYIANRDRDSLNKGIYTLNKIASGGVFDHVGGGFHRYSTDKKWIVPHFEKLAEVNAQALRTYFLYYRLTNDKALLNVINKTLDFITGELYDRINGGFYGSIDADTGDEDDGKFYTWSYNEFREIFSEREEFKAAAEIFNINKEGIMHNGKKDCDNAGEYSDSQSNIAYEPGEIPNVLYLGDNFEYLGGKIYESAILKLKNFRDRRKKPFIDRVKYSSLNGNIIYSITELSKIFNPFDLNRQKLNKIGEISIKLFMDIFDKNGDVGRFIGEAGGSVLEDNAYIVLSLIGLFETTSNPVYFIYAKKIAEYTIKNFYDWERGGFFDIQHTTKSSKIGYLVHKEKNIADYGGCSQNASVLLAMSKLYILTGEIQFKNVILKSFEYFINEASMLKHSASGYLAGLIYYADKAKVNVIVGRYNDKAVIDFYSIYEKLNTFDKLKTGFNSFNIFIDAGNKEIIDIYSGFAGYQKGDALILEEIRNAVAEYGRVKKPLVFMCGYKSCNTKIL from the coding sequence GTGAATAATTTAAACAGCGAAAAAAGTTCTTATTTAAGGTCGGCGGTTCATCAGCCTGTTAACTGGTATCCATGGTGTATGGAGGCTTTTGAAAAAGCTAAAGAAAAAGATTTGCCGGTTTTATTAGATATAGGCGCAGTCTGGTGTCACTGGTGCCACGTAATGGATTCCGAATCTTATGAAGACGAGGAAACTGCGGCTATAATCAATGAACATTATATCGCCGTTAAGGTTGACAAGGACGAAAGACCGGATGTAGATTCACGCTATCAAAAAGCCGTAAGCGTGTTTTCCGGTACCGGAGGGTGGCCTCTTACTGCTTTTTTAACCTGCGACGGTAATTTTTTTTACGGCGGAACATATTTTCCTAAAGAGCCGGCTTACGGTTTGCCTTCATATAAATCGGTTTTAATTGAGATAGCAAAATATTATCGCGAGAACAAAGAGGCGGTTTTTAATCAGAGTTTAGATTTTTTTAAAAGAATTTCAAGCGATGCGAATAAATTTTCTATATTTAATATAAATATTAAAAGAATTAACGATTCTATTAAAAAAGATAATTCGTTAAATATAGAATACGTAAAAAAGTTTATAAACGAAGCCTCGTATGAATATAAACTTCATTTCGACGATACAAACGGCGGAATAGACGAATCCCCTAAATTTTTTTATTTTTCTGCATTAGAACTTCTTGCTCTCGATTATATAGCGAACAGAGACAGGGATTCTTTAAATAAAGGAATTTATACTTTAAATAAAATTGCCTCCGGCGGAGTATTCGACCATGTAGGGGGCGGTTTTCACAGATACTCTACGGACAAGAAATGGATAGTTCCCCACTTTGAAAAACTGGCGGAAGTTAACGCTCAGGCTTTAAGAACATATTTCTTATATTACAGGTTGACTAACGATAAAGCGCTTCTTAACGTTATAAATAAAACTTTAGATTTTATAACGGGAGAGCTTTACGACCGCATAAACGGCGGTTTTTATGGAAGCATCGATGCCGATACCGGAGACGAAGACGACGGAAAATTTTATACCTGGTCGTATAACGAGTTCAGGGAAATTTTTTCCGAAAGAGAAGAATTTAAAGCGGCGGCGGAAATATTTAATATAAATAAAGAAGGAATTATGCATAACGGCAAAAAGGATTGCGATAACGCCGGCGAATATTCCGATTCGCAGTCTAACATCGCTTATGAACCCGGCGAAATTCCTAACGTATTATATTTAGGCGATAATTTTGAATATTTAGGCGGTAAAATTTACGAATCGGCGATTTTGAAACTAAAAAATTTTAGGGACAGGAGAAAAAAACCTTTCATAGACAGAGTAAAATATTCTTCTTTAAACGGCAATATAATATATTCTATTACCGAATTGAGCAAAATTTTTAATCCTTTTGATTTAAACAGACAAAAATTAAATAAGATAGGAGAAATATCCATAAAGCTTTTTATGGATATTTTTGATAAAAACGGCGACGTCGGCAGATTTATAGGCGAAGCAGGCGGTTCCGTTTTGGAAGATAATGCTTATATAGTGCTGTCGTTAATCGGTTTATTCGAAACGACGTCGAATCCCGTATATTTTATTTACGCAAAAAAAATTGCCGAATATACGATAAAAAATTTTTATGATTGGGAAAGAGGCGGTTTTTTTGATATACAGCATACGACGAAAAGCTCTAAGATAGGCTACCTCGTCCATAAAGAAAAAAATATAGCCGACTACGGCGGCTGTTCGCAAAATGCCTCTGTTTTGCTTGCTATGTCAAAACTTTATATTCTTACCGGAGAGATTCAGTTTAAAAACGTCATTTTAAAATCTTTCGAATATTTTATAAACGAAGCGAGTATGCTTAAACATAGCGCTTCGGGGTATCTTGCCGGTTTGATATATTATGCCGACAAAGCCAAGGTTAATGTTATAGTAGGCAGATATAACGATAAAGCCGTAATAGATTTTTATTCTATCTACGAGAAACTGAATACTTTCGATAAATTAAAAACGGGATTTAATTCTTTTAATATTTTTATAGATGCAGGTAATAAAGAAATTATAGATATTTATTCAGGCTTTGCAGGTTATCAAAAAGGCGATGCGCTTATTCTGGAAGAAATAAGAAATGCCGTAGCTGAATACGGAAGAGTAAAAAAACCTTTAGTATTTATGTGCGGTTACAAATCGTGCAATACAAAAATTTTATAA
- a CDS encoding ammonium transporter gives MIINADSFSAGNIAWVLTSAALVLMMTPALGFFYGGMVRKKNVLSTISLSFVTIATVSFVWILWGYSLSFGPDAYGGFIGNLKYIGLFNMKINQHSRYANTLPSYVFVVFQLMFAIITVALISGSLVERVKFSTWVVFTVIWLTVVYAPIAQWVWGKGGFLAKMGALDFAGGTVVHISAGFAGLAGALALGKRNKYLTENIIQPNQLGYTILGAGLLWFGWFGFNGGSALAANSIAASAILATNTAAASAAISWMIAEWVRNGKPTSLGIVSGAIAGLATITPAAGYVTPWAAMIIGLIAGIICFSMVIFIKPKLGYDDALDVFSVHGVGSVWGVFATGLFADPLINKVGRGLFYGNPRQLLVQVITIIIVATYSFALSFIIFKVLDLIMGLRVDKDSETMGLDITQHEETGYNL, from the coding sequence ATGATAATAAATGCCGATTCTTTTAGCGCCGGAAACATTGCATGGGTTTTAACTTCTGCCGCGCTTGTGTTAATGATGACGCCTGCTCTAGGCTTTTTTTACGGAGGGATGGTAAGAAAGAAAAACGTGCTTAGCACTATTTCTCTTAGTTTCGTTACTATTGCTACCGTAAGTTTTGTATGGATTTTATGGGGATATTCTTTGTCTTTTGGACCCGACGCTTACGGCGGCTTTATAGGAAACTTGAAATACATAGGACTGTTTAATATGAAAATTAATCAGCATTCAAGGTATGCGAACACCTTACCTTCATATGTTTTCGTAGTATTTCAACTAATGTTTGCTATAATAACCGTTGCGTTAATAAGCGGCTCCTTAGTGGAAAGGGTTAAATTTTCGACATGGGTCGTTTTTACGGTAATATGGCTGACGGTAGTTTATGCGCCTATAGCGCAATGGGTATGGGGTAAAGGAGGATTTCTTGCAAAAATGGGAGCATTGGACTTCGCCGGCGGAACCGTCGTTCATATAAGCGCCGGTTTTGCAGGGCTTGCCGGAGCGTTAGCGCTTGGAAAAAGGAATAAATACCTTACAGAAAACATAATACAGCCGAATCAACTCGGTTATACTATATTGGGTGCCGGGCTTTTATGGTTCGGCTGGTTCGGTTTTAACGGCGGCAGCGCACTCGCCGCAAATTCTATTGCCGCTTCGGCAATTTTGGCGACAAATACTGCTGCAGCGTCTGCGGCGATAAGCTGGATGATAGCGGAATGGGTAAGAAACGGCAAGCCTACAAGTTTAGGCATTGTTTCGGGGGCTATTGCCGGTCTTGCGACTATTACGCCGGCGGCCGGCTATGTAACGCCTTGGGCTGCTATGATTATAGGTCTTATCGCAGGCATTATATGTTTTTCTATGGTAATTTTTATTAAACCTAAATTAGGTTACGACGATGCTTTAGACGTTTTCAGCGTTCACGGAGTAGGAAGCGTTTGGGGAGTTTTTGCTACAGGATTATTTGCAGACCCTTTAATAAATAAAGTAGGAAGAGGATTGTTTTACGGAAATCCAAGACAGTTATTGGTTCAGGTAATTACTATAATAATAGTCGCTACCTATTCTTTCGCGTTAAGTTTTATCATATTCAAAGTACTTGATTTAATTATGGGTCTAAGGGTAGATAAAGACTCGGAAACTATGGGCTTGGATATTACCCAGCACGAAGAAACGGGATATAATTTATAG
- a CDS encoding peptidoglycan endopeptidase: MKKVLALFVFLTILFILNLNAYSYINVITVSPGATLGQIADNYNTSVSSIMSLNGLHNYVIYPGEKLKVPANGSYQPAPRYGHYTVQFGDTLSLIAQKYGTSIAELRKLNHLYSNVIRTGAVLTVPIGNNTGNGTASQAVAYITVSPGATLGQIADNYNTSVSSIMSLNGLHNYVIYPGEKLKVPANGSYQPAPRYGHYTVQFGDTLSLIAQKYGTSIAELRKLNHLYSNVIRTGAVLAVPESYKKIYPYRTAENNDVKNHKYDYFGNKNVSKKTGYQVATFKVVNPNRCSLNGNGAAGKKTDGIDNLNIGEKIVDTAYKYQGVPYVWGGTTRSGMDCSGFAQHVFGKIGIDLPRTAAEQARLGKYVPKNKLKPGDLLFFRTYAPYISHVGIYIGHGKFIQENSGAGMVTINSLNNEYFERTYAFAKSIK, from the coding sequence ATGAAAAAGGTATTGGCTTTGTTTGTTTTTTTAACAATACTTTTTATTTTAAACTTAAATGCCTATTCTTATATTAACGTAATTACCGTCAGTCCCGGAGCAACGCTCGGCCAGATAGCGGACAACTACAATACCAGCGTAAGTTCTATAATGTCTTTAAACGGGCTTCATAACTACGTCATATATCCGGGCGAAAAATTAAAAGTTCCCGCAAACGGTTCTTATCAACCTGCACCGCGGTACGGCCATTACACCGTCCAATTCGGCGACACTCTTTCTTTAATAGCCCAGAAATACGGCACTTCCATTGCCGAACTCAGGAAGCTTAATCATCTTTATTCAAACGTAATAAGGACTGGAGCGGTACTTACCGTGCCCATCGGAAATAATACTGGAAACGGAACGGCTTCACAGGCGGTTGCATATATTACCGTCAGCCCGGGAGCAACGCTCGGCCAGATAGCGGACAACTACAATACCAGCGTAAGTTCTATAATGTCTTTAAACGGGCTTCATAACTACGTCATATATCCGGGCGAAAAATTAAAAGTTCCCGCAAACGGTTCTTATCAACCTGCACCGCGGTACGGCCATTACACCGTCCAATTCGGCGACACTCTTTCTTTAATAGCCCAGAAATACGGCACTTCCATTGCCGAACTCAGGAAGCTTAATCATCTTTATTCAAACGTAATAAGGACTGGAGCGGTACTGGCAGTTCCTGAAAGTTATAAGAAAATTTATCCTTATAGGACTGCTGAAAATAACGACGTAAAAAATCATAAATACGATTATTTCGGAAATAAAAACGTTTCAAAAAAAACAGGTTATCAAGTAGCAACTTTTAAAGTAGTTAATCCAAACAGATGTTCTTTGAACGGCAATGGAGCCGCTGGTAAAAAAACGGACGGAATAGATAATTTAAATATTGGAGAAAAAATTGTAGATACTGCTTATAAATATCAAGGCGTACCTTATGTATGGGGCGGCACTACACGCTCAGGCATGGACTGTTCGGGATTTGCCCAGCATGTTTTCGGCAAAATAGGCATAGATTTGCCGAGAACGGCAGCGGAACAGGCAAGATTGGGCAAGTATGTTCCAAAAAATAAATTAAAACCAGGCGATCTTTTATTCTTCAGAACTTATGCACCCTATATTTCCCATGTAGGAATATATATAGGCCATGGTAAGTTTATCCAGGAAAATTCAGGAGCCGGAATGGTTACTATTAACAGTTTAAACAACGAGTATTTTGAAAGAACTTATGCTTTTGCAAAGTCTATAAAATAA
- a CDS encoding 3-hydroxy-5-phosphonooxypentane-2,4-dione thiolase: protein MDYGMQNRLSRIIKPKDGKTVMLAVDHGYFMGPTGGLENIKKSISPLLENADSLMLTRGILRTQINPEIDIPVVLRVSGGTSILKDDLSDEDITVSMEDAVRLNVCAVALSIFIGSKNEKQGIINLSKLVDKGNKYGIPVLAVTAVGREMTRDVRYLSLAVRIAAETGASIVKTYYCEDFNRVIETCPVPVVVAGGKKTGELEALKLAYNAVKHGAAGVDMGRNIFQSEKPANMIKAVKEVVHGGISPEDAYGKIYDI, encoded by the coding sequence ATGGATTATGGAATGCAAAACAGACTTTCCCGCATTATTAAGCCGAAAGACGGAAAAACCGTTATGCTTGCCGTAGATCACGGCTATTTCATGGGGCCTACAGGTGGACTTGAAAATATAAAAAAATCTATTTCTCCTCTTTTAGAAAATGCAGATTCTCTCATGCTGACGCGCGGTATTTTAAGAACCCAGATTAATCCCGAAATAGATATTCCCGTCGTTTTGCGCGTAAGCGGCGGTACCAGCATACTTAAAGACGACCTTTCCGACGAAGATATAACAGTTTCTATGGAAGATGCCGTAAGATTGAACGTCTGCGCCGTAGCCTTATCTATTTTTATAGGTTCTAAAAATGAAAAGCAGGGTATAATCAATCTTTCGAAATTAGTCGATAAAGGCAATAAGTACGGCATACCTGTACTTGCGGTTACCGCCGTCGGCAGAGAAATGACGAGGGATGTCCGTTATCTGTCTCTTGCCGTAAGGATAGCCGCAGAAACCGGAGCAAGTATAGTAAAAACTTATTACTGCGAGGATTTTAACAGGGTAATAGAAACATGTCCCGTTCCCGTCGTAGTCGCCGGAGGGAAAAAGACCGGCGAACTTGAAGCGCTTAAACTTGCATATAACGCCGTTAAACATGGAGCTGCCGGCGTCGATATGGGAAGAAATATATTTCAGTCCGAAAAACCCGCAAATATGATTAAAGCGGTAAAAGAAGTAGTTCACGGCGGCATATCGCCCGAAGACGCTTACGGTAAAATATATGATATATAG
- a CDS encoding DUF1641 domain-containing protein, translated as MAENETIDVGAALTNKLKEKPQALEHLLNIIDRLDTLDEFSAMLQAQKDGATDMMVQRVSDNITTGLSIMDSFSGEEQLSMIKTAGNKAESLKKSIETIAELEKSGTLQSLKEMGDFVAGFSKGTTDAMIERMAGTAEKLAELTDSLTDENMVGLIKKAQHLSDSLENSLDKIAELEKSGTLQSLKEMGDFVAGFSKGMTDSMVERMAGTAEKLTELTDLTLNYNVKPLLDAGESLINSGTLDDLIELANATAAARKMLTDGLVDRVVNTAQAMVEAIMTQVDVKEAIKSINRSTIKTINNAKEEKYAKGGILSLLSMAKNPEIMQGLKFMMLLSKNLTSDINEHAEDIFITGEIAKKEFKKL; from the coding sequence ATGGCTGAAAATGAAACAATAGACGTCGGTGCCGCCCTGACTAATAAACTCAAGGAAAAGCCGCAAGCTTTAGAACATTTATTAAATATTATCGATAGATTAGATACTCTTGACGAGTTTAGCGCAATGTTACAAGCTCAGAAAGACGGAGCTACCGATATGATGGTCCAGAGAGTCTCCGATAATATTACTACAGGTCTTTCTATTATGGACAGTTTTTCTGGGGAAGAACAATTGTCTATGATTAAAACTGCCGGCAATAAAGCAGAAAGCCTTAAAAAGAGCATTGAAACGATTGCGGAACTAGAGAAATCCGGAACGCTTCAGTCGCTTAAAGAAATGGGCGATTTCGTAGCCGGTTTCAGCAAAGGCACTACCGACGCAATGATAGAGCGTATGGCCGGCACCGCAGAAAAATTGGCTGAGCTTACCGATTCTCTGACCGACGAAAATATGGTAGGTTTAATCAAAAAAGCTCAGCATTTATCCGATTCGCTTGAAAATTCGTTAGATAAAATTGCGGAACTAGAGAAATCCGGAACGCTTCAGTCGCTTAAAGAAATGGGCGATTTCGTAGCCGGTTTCAGCAAGGGAATGACGGATTCTATGGTAGAACGCATGGCAGGCACCGCCGAGAAATTAACGGAACTTACCGATCTAACGTTAAATTATAATGTTAAACCGTTGTTAGATGCCGGCGAATCGCTTATTAACAGCGGAACATTGGATGATCTTATAGAATTGGCTAATGCGACGGCTGCCGCAAGGAAAATGCTTACGGACGGATTAGTCGACAGGGTCGTAAATACGGCGCAGGCAATGGTTGAAGCCATCATGACGCAGGTGGATGTTAAAGAAGCTATAAAATCTATCAACCGTTCAACTATTAAAACAATAAATAATGCCAAAGAAGAGAAATATGCAAAAGGAGGTATTTTGTCGTTATTATCTATGGCAAAAAATCCTGAAATAATGCAGGGTCTTAAATTTATGATGCTTTTATCTAAAAATTTAACCAGCGATATAAACGAACATGCAGAGGATATATTTATTACGGGTGAGATTGCCAAAAAAGAATTCAAAAAATTATAA